The genomic segment TTCTACCAAACGCTGTTCACGATGGTCGACAGGCACGTCGCCTGGGGTGTCGTCAATCTCCTCACCGTGCGCATAAACCACCTGCGCTCGATGACGATCAAGACGGAGAGGCGCGGCATCGAAGGGCCAGCGCAGATGTCCAAGATCGTCGACGCCATCCGTCGCGGCGACGGCGAGGGCGCTTACCGGGCGGCGATGGATCATGTCGCTGCCGCGAGCGCGATTGCCGAAGCGGTGCTGTCGGCTAAGAAGTCCGCCGAGTAACACCGGGCAACCGCGGCAGCTTCCAATGCAAGCGGGCGAAGCCATTCGCACCATCTTCTATCATCATACGGGTTACGATGCCGGAGAGTCTACACTCTTGACACCCAGTTTGTCCGATGTGATGGTATGCCATAATAAATAATATCCAAGTTGACATGGATTGGCTTGAGTCCTTCTGCCTTGCAGCCTCCCTGCGAGCCGGTGGGCCGCCGTGCGCACGGGCTGTGTCAGCTGACAACAATGGACAGGAACGAAGAGACTATCGGGGACTAAACGACCTTATTGCGCCCCGAGCAAATGCCTTCGTGGCCCATGCAGAGGCTGGCGAAGCGTCATCTATTGTTTTCTGGCGAATATCCTGAACGGCGCTTGGCTCTGTCGACGCCGCGCCTACAACGAACTTGACAGTCAGATAATATGGTATACCATAATACACATTAACGAGATTGAGGTGTTCAGGTGGCCATTCAAATTCGCAAGACGGGACTGCTGATCGAAACGACGCTAATCGAAGGCGGCAAGGCCGCGGCCGTGCCGCTGAAGCTGTTCTCCGCCTATGCTGTCGTGAAGAACCCCTGGGCAGGGCAGGGCTTCGTCGAAGACCTCAAGCCCAAAATTCATGCGGGCGCGCCGGTGCTTGGCGAGTTGCTCACCAAGATGATCGTCGATGCCGTCGGGTCGGGCGAGGCTGTCGAAGCCTATGGAAAATCCGCCGTTGTCGGCCTGGACGGCGAGATCGAACACGCGTCCGCGCTCATTCACACGCTGCGCTTCGGCAACTTCTATCGCCATGCCGTCGGTGCCAAATCCTATCTCGCCTTCTGTAACACACGCGGCCCTGCCAATGCGCCGATCATGATCCCGCTGATGGACAAGAATGACGAAGGCCGCCGCTCGCACTATCTGACCATCCAGACCTCGATCCCCGACGCGCCTGCTGCCGACGAGATCGTCGTGGCTCTCGGCGCTTCGGTCGGCGGACGTCCGCATCACCGCATTGGCGACCGTTACCAGGATCTGAAAGACCTGGGGCAGGACGTCACCAATCCTGCGGGCGTTTGAGGGAGCGCTCTGACATGCTGACAGCCAGATCGAGCAAAGACGCCGCTGCAGCAACGAGCGCCGCCGGTGCCTTGCCCCGAAAGAGGACGGCAAGCGGAACGGCCTATCACGAGTCCGGTAGCGGGGAACCGCTGGTTCTGATCCATGGCGTCGGCATGCGGCTCGAGGCCTGGGCTCCGCAGATCGCCTTTCTATCGGCCGGTCATCGCGTCATCGCTGTCGATATGCCGGGACACGGCGAGAGCGCGAAGCTGGCGGCGGGCAGCCGCCTCGAGGAGTTCGTCGCCTGGTTCGGGCGCTTTCTCGACGACATGGCGATCGAAATGACGAATGTCGCCGGACATTC from the Rhizobium sp. NXC14 genome contains:
- a CDS encoding amino acid synthesis family protein, coding for MAIQIRKTGLLIETTLIEGGKAAAVPLKLFSAYAVVKNPWAGQGFVEDLKPKIHAGAPVLGELLTKMIVDAVGSGEAVEAYGKSAVVGLDGEIEHASALIHTLRFGNFYRHAVGAKSYLAFCNTRGPANAPIMIPLMDKNDEGRRSHYLTIQTSIPDAPAADEIVVALGASVGGRPHHRIGDRYQDLKDLGQDVTNPAGV